From a region of the Tenggerimyces flavus genome:
- a CDS encoding carotenoid oxygenase family protein: MTETATPAEAEPMYLDGAYAPVPDEIDAVDLPVTGALPAELSGRYFRNGPNPVPGDDPGHWFAGHGMVHGVRIADGRAEWYRNRWVRTSLLANADRHAGGARDLAVNPANTHIIEHSGRLLALCEGGLPYELSPELDTVGPVDFRGRLRTAMTAHPKEDPETGELFFFGYGVQPPYVTYHRLSPAGELERSVEIDVPGPTMMHDFAITENYVVWLDLPIVFDFALVSKGMPFQWDDAYGARLGLMRRDGTGPVRWFDIEPCYVFHVGNAREDADGRVLLDGVRYSRRAWDSVWDATGGNTHVNGHELTMAAAESGSSVLYRWTLDPATGRTSEAQLDDRGVEFPTIADARVGRDGRYLYTVGEPEGHDGRGSVVKYDLATGSVAEHDLGTDKLAGEAVFVPAANATHEDDGWLLSVVSDKAGRGSELLVLDAADVAGEPVATITLPRRVPVGFHGSWIADSELA; this comes from the coding sequence ATGACCGAGACAGCGACCCCGGCGGAAGCCGAGCCGATGTACCTCGACGGGGCGTACGCACCCGTTCCTGACGAGATCGACGCCGTGGACCTGCCGGTCACCGGCGCACTGCCGGCCGAGCTCAGCGGCCGGTACTTCCGCAACGGACCCAACCCGGTTCCCGGTGACGACCCCGGGCACTGGTTCGCCGGCCACGGCATGGTGCACGGCGTGCGCATCGCCGACGGCCGCGCCGAGTGGTACCGCAACCGTTGGGTCCGCACGAGCCTGCTCGCGAACGCTGACAGGCACGCGGGCGGCGCGAGGGACCTCGCGGTCAACCCTGCGAACACCCACATCATCGAGCACAGCGGCCGGCTGCTCGCGCTGTGCGAGGGCGGCCTCCCGTACGAGCTCTCGCCCGAGCTCGACACCGTCGGACCCGTCGACTTCCGCGGCCGGCTGCGCACAGCGATGACCGCGCACCCCAAGGAAGACCCGGAGACCGGAGAGCTGTTCTTCTTCGGCTACGGCGTCCAGCCGCCGTACGTCACGTACCACCGGCTCTCACCCGCCGGCGAGCTCGAGCGCAGCGTCGAGATCGACGTGCCAGGGCCGACGATGATGCACGACTTCGCGATCACCGAGAACTACGTCGTGTGGCTCGACCTGCCGATCGTGTTCGACTTCGCCCTGGTCAGCAAGGGGATGCCGTTCCAGTGGGACGACGCGTACGGCGCGCGACTCGGCCTGATGCGGCGCGACGGAACGGGGCCGGTGCGCTGGTTCGACATCGAGCCGTGTTACGTCTTCCACGTGGGCAACGCACGCGAAGATGCCGACGGCCGGGTCCTGCTCGACGGCGTCCGCTACAGCCGGCGCGCGTGGGACTCGGTCTGGGACGCGACCGGCGGCAACACCCACGTGAACGGGCACGAGCTCACCATGGCCGCGGCGGAGTCCGGCTCCAGCGTCCTGTACCGGTGGACGCTCGACCCGGCGACCGGACGTACGTCCGAGGCCCAGCTGGACGACCGCGGCGTGGAGTTCCCGACCATCGCCGACGCCCGGGTCGGGCGCGACGGGCGGTACCTCTACACCGTCGGTGAGCCCGAGGGACACGACGGGCGCGGCTCGGTCGTCAAGTACGACCTCGCGACCGGGTCCGTCGCCGAACACGACCTCGGGACTGACAAGCTGGCCGGGGAGGCCGTCTTCGTCCCCGCCGCGAACGCCACCCACGAGGACGACGGCTGGCTGCTGTCGGTCGTCAGCGACAAGGCCGGCCGCGGCTCGGAACTGCTCGTCCTGGACGCCGCCGACGTCGCCGGTGAACCAGTCGCCACCATCACCCTGCCCCGCCGCGTGCCGGTGGGCTTCCACGGATCCTGGATCGCGGACTCGGAGCTCGCATGA
- a CDS encoding VC0807 family protein, which produces MTDDKTEATATTPQLVPTQPPRPVELRQMVVSLVLDIGLALGTYYGLRAFGVSMFAALLAATVVAGIRVVYVAARGRSFDPFAIFLLGTFGIGLILSFFTGDARFLLAKDSAGGAIAGLWFIASCFIGRPLIFFASRRFQARTPEAQAEWDGKWRDSAGFRSVMRTMSAVWGVGLVVEAAIKLALVYTFPVDVMVAVSAVMGPATFGLLILWTVWYVMRIQRKAAALEAAEAAAKTAPAPES; this is translated from the coding sequence ATGACCGACGACAAGACTGAGGCAACGGCGACCACGCCCCAGCTCGTGCCCACGCAGCCGCCCCGTCCCGTCGAGCTGCGCCAGATGGTCGTGTCGCTGGTGCTCGACATCGGGCTCGCGCTCGGCACGTACTACGGCCTCCGCGCGTTCGGCGTGAGCATGTTCGCCGCGCTGCTGGCGGCGACGGTCGTGGCCGGGATCCGCGTCGTGTACGTCGCCGCGCGCGGACGCTCGTTCGACCCTTTCGCGATCTTCCTGCTCGGCACGTTCGGCATCGGCCTGATCCTGTCGTTCTTCACCGGCGACGCGCGGTTCCTGCTCGCGAAGGACTCCGCGGGCGGCGCGATCGCGGGGCTGTGGTTCATCGCGTCGTGCTTCATCGGGCGGCCGCTGATCTTCTTCGCCTCGCGCCGCTTCCAGGCCCGTACGCCCGAGGCGCAGGCCGAGTGGGACGGCAAGTGGCGCGACAGCGCCGGCTTCCGTTCGGTGATGCGCACGATGTCCGCGGTGTGGGGCGTCGGCCTGGTGGTCGAGGCCGCGATCAAGCTCGCGCTCGTCTACACGTTCCCGGTCGACGTCATGGTCGCCGTGAGCGCGGTGATGGGGCCGGCGACGTTCGGCCTACTGATCCTGTGGACGGTCTGGTACGTGATGCGCATCCAGCGCAAGGCCGCGGCCCTCGAGGCAGCCGAAGCCGCCGCGAAGACCGCGCCCGCGCCCGAGTCCTAG
- a CDS encoding Vgb family protein, whose amino-acid sequence MTLIRNQVRMPIALVAVVSAVVAVVGFPMTSQAAPGDVVEYPVGNSGDKPEGVAYGPDGNLWVAQREGDRIDRVAPDGRVTKFKLPYGAKAPSRIVAGGDGALWFTLNDSGSIGRITTAGKVNTYEIPSSYGSPLGLARENDRYLWYTVPDKNKIGRVDIDPPGETIAKGGQGNGGGYGGPDVRFTEYSVGENGRPQELALGPDGRIWFTLQGRNAIGRFVGGKLQETRVPTSNAGLTGIASSLDGNRLWFSETNKDKVGTITTGERPVVTEYSVSGKSGSSSSTEPRLVTAGPDGGMWFTAGKGNAILRVAASGSFQRYAVPSSNAQPYGIALGAAKDLWFAERGPGKVGRIEPLSKPTSASSVTLTVAPAASAAGHEQTPTANLPASALQDTSQLQASPLRTTPLRTTPLRTTPLRTTPLRTTPLRTTELAPVNLSAIPLRTTTWQEVLQGTIYENVPLQTVTLAQVFALTPVPAAVQALTLADIDLSQSPLRTTSLSALLLAGVALDRLPDPPGGDWCAYLASQPSNCGNGVDPTTTSLLNLELAGDDLSAYYDQQIDLVDVDLAGTDAPLGNILLADIALEQTPIGALATSAVPSLVTCAPASCPTLADAQAANAIKPDATVATLLALLPAGGLTQLGLGDLLAGLVVGTEVAYEDGPIETILDNALIRKDDLVEYTTDFSIKCDEVSGLEIAVALAPGFRYVPGSARLGGVIGLRLSAAAQDNSIPEPVVDGSKLTFSPEIDGDGICGGAYPGEKTAETLVFQAEPTSTMGSYQASASVATMLDRSAGIAATSGATAPELVDDSHDEGADPKGAKAIEPETLYAPHISSADDIDLFTLRAPEVGSTLRISVSHLPADYDLVVYGPSAAIPSTPLRTTPLRTTPLRTTPVDDGANQAATDGDNVAPNGLQDTPLLGIPLRTTSIQRGTSTESVSIPVLESDREGTFTIQVSGYNGARDDKPYILRASVQPGPDPLPCQPRTFVGGGSAGTFPSLPIPATAKTLILVNAKRMGDLYGASATQPMLDKLDVYAARSDVAGVVVPVESDSTVDVSGAYADWDADPCSPAKANAVVGAINQVVDHVRGTYTGIRSIVLIGADDALPQGRIPDLTSIANEKEYTDASFGGKDTATSRALASGLTLSDDPYGDFDPQTWLNGSLYVPDVALGRLVETPAEISAQLDQYTSANGVLDPGSGDVYGYDFLVDGSQAVGSALSSRVTTNTNTSDSWTAADALGALNNASDGFVAVNAHYNHYQALPADQFTAGGQADLLEAEDATPAAGSVLFTMGCHAGLNVPDIAVAAPGPADQKRLGDWAQLASGRSALFTGNTGFGYGDTDVVAYSERLMTHYAQGLTDSTIDPDPGVDVTAGQALLFAKQKYFGDLGVVGVYDAKVLQQTTFYGLPTYRIGADGGEAEATLPAPPTNLLPPEVTLRTAPFSQDPNTQRQESSRGEYWTVAGQLPQVTHFRPVQPRLTLDVTADDGLPVHGALIEEQTSTDIADVDPVYSQPTIDMSANEPERQASSAAFPAKLQSVNATVSAKGLRDTLVLMPGQVWADEGVATQRLYSHLAGTVYRSDSDDWAPPAIGPVSGTILGNFVTFSVRTPDTDVQRGVVLYQGSDGVWRKVELQNLGNGRWSGAAALTGASTVPGYTVQLVDGAGNVGVSSNKGTDFVGLEGKPTSEGISIDLRPPPPESGMYPRSPDITIGGLDKGEGAQVSIDGAQPFPYEGKPFRVEGDGVHVIEASSDSGGHALSYVGIDSSPPLITASVSPPPNEAGWRNAPVTVKFTCADAVSGVASCPSDKVLSQDGQDQSATGTVQDRVGNSASATVKGIDIDRTRPRTTVTRPPLGIINLGGTIRGTASDALSGVSSVRVQYTPILLGKPLTVQATVTCTDQTRRSCTWTARTPGLGIYSVQAQATDVAGTVDQPGASMILVIQLLGGGSDT is encoded by the coding sequence ATGACCCTGATCCGGAACCAGGTCCGGATGCCGATCGCCCTTGTCGCCGTGGTTTCCGCGGTCGTCGCGGTGGTCGGCTTCCCGATGACGTCCCAGGCCGCGCCTGGCGACGTCGTCGAGTACCCGGTGGGGAACAGCGGGGACAAACCCGAGGGCGTGGCGTACGGCCCGGACGGCAACCTCTGGGTGGCACAACGCGAGGGCGACCGGATCGACCGCGTCGCCCCCGACGGCAGGGTGACGAAGTTCAAGCTGCCGTACGGCGCCAAGGCGCCATCCCGCATCGTGGCCGGCGGCGACGGCGCGTTGTGGTTCACGCTCAACGACAGCGGCAGCATCGGCCGGATCACCACGGCCGGGAAGGTCAACACCTACGAGATCCCGTCCAGCTACGGATCGCCGCTCGGCCTCGCCCGCGAGAACGACCGCTATCTCTGGTACACGGTTCCGGACAAGAACAAGATCGGTCGCGTCGACATCGACCCGCCGGGCGAGACGATCGCCAAGGGCGGGCAGGGCAATGGCGGCGGCTACGGCGGCCCGGACGTACGGTTCACCGAGTACTCGGTCGGCGAGAACGGCAGGCCGCAGGAGCTCGCGCTCGGCCCGGACGGCCGCATCTGGTTCACCCTGCAAGGCCGCAACGCGATCGGGCGCTTCGTCGGCGGCAAGCTGCAAGAGACGCGGGTGCCCACGTCCAACGCGGGCCTCACCGGCATCGCCTCCTCACTCGACGGCAACCGGCTGTGGTTCAGCGAGACCAACAAGGACAAGGTCGGCACGATCACCACCGGCGAACGGCCGGTCGTCACCGAGTACTCGGTGAGCGGGAAGTCCGGATCGTCTTCGTCGACCGAGCCGCGGCTGGTCACCGCCGGGCCGGACGGCGGTATGTGGTTCACCGCGGGCAAGGGCAACGCGATCCTCCGGGTCGCGGCGAGCGGCTCGTTCCAGCGCTACGCCGTTCCTTCCTCGAACGCCCAGCCGTACGGCATCGCCCTCGGCGCGGCCAAGGACCTGTGGTTCGCCGAACGCGGCCCCGGCAAGGTCGGCCGGATCGAGCCGTTGAGCAAGCCGACGTCCGCCTCGAGCGTGACGCTGACCGTCGCCCCGGCCGCGAGCGCCGCCGGGCATGAGCAGACGCCGACGGCCAACCTCCCCGCCTCGGCACTCCAGGACACCAGCCAGCTCCAGGCCAGCCCGCTGCGCACCACGCCTCTGCGGACCACCCCGCTGCGCACAACTCCCCTGCGGACCACCCCGCTGCGCACCACTCCCCTGCGGACGACCGAGCTCGCTCCGGTCAACCTGTCGGCGATCCCGCTCCGGACGACGACCTGGCAGGAGGTTCTGCAGGGAACGATCTACGAGAACGTTCCGCTCCAGACCGTCACGCTCGCGCAGGTCTTCGCGCTCACCCCCGTTCCGGCCGCCGTCCAGGCCCTCACGCTCGCGGACATCGACCTGTCCCAGAGCCCACTGCGGACCACCTCGCTGTCCGCGTTGCTGCTCGCCGGTGTCGCCCTCGACAGGCTGCCCGACCCGCCAGGCGGCGACTGGTGCGCATACCTCGCGAGCCAGCCGAGCAACTGCGGCAACGGGGTCGACCCCACGACGACCTCACTGCTCAACCTCGAGCTCGCCGGCGACGACCTGTCCGCCTACTACGACCAGCAGATCGACCTCGTCGACGTCGACCTGGCCGGCACGGACGCGCCGCTCGGGAACATACTCCTGGCCGACATCGCACTCGAGCAGACGCCGATCGGTGCGCTGGCGACCAGTGCCGTTCCGTCGCTCGTCACGTGTGCGCCGGCTTCCTGCCCCACTCTCGCCGATGCCCAAGCGGCGAACGCGATCAAGCCGGACGCCACCGTCGCGACCCTGCTCGCGCTGCTGCCGGCCGGAGGCCTGACCCAGCTCGGGCTCGGCGACCTGCTGGCCGGTCTCGTCGTCGGCACCGAGGTCGCGTACGAGGACGGGCCGATCGAGACGATCCTCGACAACGCATTGATCCGCAAGGACGACCTGGTCGAGTACACGACGGACTTCTCCATCAAGTGCGACGAGGTCAGCGGGCTGGAGATCGCCGTCGCGTTGGCGCCCGGCTTCCGGTACGTGCCGGGCTCGGCGCGCCTCGGTGGGGTAATCGGGCTCCGCCTCTCGGCCGCCGCCCAGGACAACTCGATACCGGAGCCCGTGGTCGACGGCTCGAAGCTGACGTTCTCTCCGGAGATCGACGGCGACGGCATCTGCGGCGGTGCCTACCCGGGCGAGAAGACCGCCGAGACGCTGGTCTTCCAGGCCGAGCCGACGTCCACGATGGGCAGCTACCAGGCGTCCGCGTCGGTCGCGACGATGCTCGACCGGTCGGCCGGCATCGCCGCCACGTCGGGCGCGACCGCGCCGGAGCTCGTGGACGACAGCCACGACGAGGGCGCCGACCCCAAGGGCGCGAAGGCGATCGAGCCGGAGACGCTGTACGCGCCGCACATCTCCTCGGCCGACGACATCGACCTGTTCACGCTGCGCGCCCCGGAGGTCGGTTCGACGCTGCGGATCTCGGTGTCGCACCTTCCTGCCGACTACGACCTGGTCGTGTACGGGCCGAGCGCGGCGATCCCGAGCACACCGTTGCGGACGACGCCGTTGCGGACGACGCCGCTCCGTACGACGCCTGTCGACGACGGCGCGAACCAGGCGGCGACCGACGGCGACAACGTGGCGCCGAACGGCCTGCAGGACACGCCACTGCTAGGAATCCCCTTGCGCACAACGTCGATCCAGCGCGGGACGAGCACCGAGTCGGTGTCGATCCCGGTGCTGGAGAGCGACCGCGAAGGCACGTTCACGATCCAGGTGTCGGGCTACAACGGCGCGCGCGACGACAAGCCGTACATCCTGCGCGCGTCGGTGCAGCCGGGTCCCGACCCGCTGCCCTGCCAGCCGCGCACGTTCGTCGGCGGCGGTAGCGCGGGCACGTTCCCGTCGCTGCCGATCCCGGCGACGGCAAAGACGCTGATCTTGGTGAACGCCAAGCGGATGGGCGATCTGTACGGAGCGTCGGCCACCCAGCCCATGCTGGACAAGCTCGACGTGTACGCCGCGCGTTCGGACGTCGCGGGCGTCGTCGTCCCGGTCGAGAGCGACTCGACCGTCGACGTCTCCGGCGCGTACGCGGACTGGGACGCCGACCCGTGCTCGCCGGCCAAGGCGAACGCTGTCGTCGGCGCGATCAACCAGGTCGTCGACCACGTCCGCGGCACGTACACCGGCATCCGCAGCATCGTGCTGATCGGCGCCGACGACGCGCTGCCTCAGGGCCGGATCCCCGACCTGACGTCGATCGCGAACGAGAAGGAGTACACCGACGCCTCGTTCGGCGGCAAGGACACCGCGACGTCCCGCGCGCTCGCGAGCGGGCTCACGTTGTCCGACGACCCGTACGGCGACTTCGACCCGCAGACGTGGCTGAACGGCAGCCTGTACGTGCCGGACGTCGCGCTCGGCCGGCTGGTCGAGACGCCGGCGGAGATCTCCGCTCAGCTGGATCAGTACACGTCCGCGAACGGCGTCCTGGATCCTGGCAGCGGCGACGTGTACGGGTACGACTTCCTCGTCGACGGCAGCCAGGCGGTCGGGTCGGCGCTGTCCAGCAGGGTGACGACGAACACCAACACCTCCGACAGTTGGACGGCGGCCGACGCGCTCGGCGCGCTGAACAACGCGTCGGACGGCTTCGTCGCGGTCAACGCCCACTACAACCACTACCAGGCACTGCCGGCGGACCAGTTCACCGCGGGTGGGCAGGCCGACCTCCTCGAGGCCGAGGACGCCACACCGGCAGCGGGTTCGGTGCTGTTCACGATGGGTTGCCATGCGGGGTTGAACGTTCCGGACATCGCGGTGGCGGCTCCCGGTCCGGCGGACCAGAAGCGCCTGGGCGACTGGGCGCAGCTAGCGAGCGGACGTTCCGCCTTGTTCACCGGCAACACCGGCTTCGGGTACGGAGACACCGACGTCGTCGCGTACTCCGAGCGGTTGATGACGCACTACGCGCAGGGCCTCACCGACAGCACGATCGACCCCGACCCGGGCGTCGACGTGACGGCGGGACAGGCGCTGCTGTTCGCCAAGCAGAAGTACTTCGGCGACCTCGGTGTCGTCGGCGTGTACGACGCGAAGGTGCTGCAGCAGACGACGTTCTACGGGCTCCCGACGTACCGCATCGGGGCGGACGGCGGCGAGGCCGAGGCGACGCTGCCGGCCCCGCCGACGAACCTGCTGCCGCCCGAGGTCACGCTGCGGACGGCGCCGTTCTCGCAGGACCCGAACACACAGCGGCAGGAGAGCTCGCGCGGCGAGTACTGGACCGTGGCGGGGCAGCTGCCGCAGGTGACGCACTTCCGTCCGGTGCAGCCGCGACTCACGCTCGACGTCACCGCCGACGACGGCCTGCCCGTCCACGGCGCGCTGATCGAGGAGCAGACGTCGACGGACATCGCGGACGTCGACCCTGTCTACAGTCAACCCACGATTGACATGTCGGCGAACGAGCCGGAACGGCAGGCCTCCTCGGCTGCGTTCCCGGCGAAGCTGCAGTCGGTCAACGCGACCGTCTCGGCGAAGGGTCTGCGCGACACGCTTGTGCTCATGCCGGGTCAGGTCTGGGCTGACGAGGGCGTCGCGACGCAGCGGCTGTACAGCCACCTCGCCGGCACCGTCTACCGGTCCGACTCCGACGACTGGGCGCCGCCGGCGATCGGCCCGGTCAGCGGAACGATCCTCGGCAACTTCGTCACGTTCTCGGTCCGTACGCCGGACACCGACGTCCAACGCGGGGTCGTCCTGTACCAGGGCAGCGACGGGGTCTGGCGCAAGGTCGAGCTGCAGAACCTCGGCAACGGCCGCTGGTCCGGCGCCGCGGCGCTCACGGGAGCATCGACAGTGCCCGGGTACACCGTGCAGCTCGTCGACGGTGCGGGCAACGTCGGCGTGAGCTCGAACAAGGGCACGGACTTCGTCGGCCTGGAGGGCAAGCCGACCAGCGAGGGCATCTCGATCGACCTGCGCCCGCCGCCGCCCGAGTCCGGCATGTACCCGCGCAGCCCGGACATCACCATCGGCGGCCTCGACAAGGGCGAGGGCGCTCAGGTGAGCATCGACGGCGCGCAGCCGTTCCCCTACGAGGGCAAGCCGTTCCGGGTCGAGGGCGACGGCGTGCATGTGATCGAGGCGTCCTCCGACAGCGGTGGCCATGCGCTGTCGTACGTCGGCATCGACTCCTCGCCGCCGTTGATCACCGCTTCGGTCTCGCCGCCTCCGAACGAGGCGGGGTGGCGGAATGCTCCGGTGACGGTGAAGTTCACCTGCGCCGACGCGGTGTCCGGGGTCGCGAGCTGCCCTTCGGACAAGGTGCTGTCGCAGGACGGCCAGGATCAGTCGGCGACCGGGACCGTGCAGGACCGGGTGGGCAACTCGGCCTCGGCGACGGTCAAGGGCATCGACATCGACCGCACCAGGCCGCGCACGACGGTCACCCGGCCACCGCTGGGAATCATCAACCTGGGCGGCACGATCCGCGGCACCGCCTCCGACGCCTTGTCGGGCGTCTCGTCGGTGCGCGTGCAGTACACGCCGATCCTGCTCGGCAAGCCGCTGACCGTGCAGGCGACGGTCACCTGCACGGATCAGACACGGCGGTCGTGCACCTGGACCGCCCGCACGCCGGGGCTCGGGATCTACTCGGTCCAGGCCCAGGCGACGGACGTGGCGGGAACGGTCGACCAGCCAGGAGCCTCGATGATCCTCGTCATCCAGCTCCTCGGCGGCGGCAGCGACACCTAG